In Lactuca sativa cultivar Salinas chromosome 5, Lsat_Salinas_v11, whole genome shotgun sequence, the DNA window TTGCATTAGAATTAAGAACGGAAGGGATTGATTGATTGGTGATTGGTATTTGGGAACATTCTTCACCACTTTCATTCGGATTAGGTCTTTatcttttggtaaaaaaaaaacaatttagtttaacatataaaaacataacaattacacctaatcaaacaataacTTCAATAAAACATAGAAATTTCACATCAAACAATAAATTCAATAAAACATAGAAATTTCATCTAATCAAACAATAAGTTCAATAAAACATAGAAATTTCAtctaatcaaacaataaattcaataaaaacataacaataagaAAACAATAACTTAAATAAAACATATCAATTTCACCCAAGTCAATCaataacttcaaaaaaaaaaaaatcaaatacctAAATGAATTGGTAAAACTTACTTGCTTCATTCTAGGGCTTGATAAAGTCGATTTTGTTAATCAAGAAAGTAGAAATCGCAACTTTACTCCTTTAGCTTTGTGCCAACTGTCATGGTGTCGATCGCTCGTTGCCTCATTCAAGGGGGGAGAACGTCAAAAACACGAAGTGTCGAAGTCACGAACGTTGGAACGAAGGTCGAAGGAAGTCAGGAACAGCTTGTGtgttttcttttccttttcttctAGCCGATAATACAATTAGTTCATTAGGATTGGGCTATTTTTTTTACAAGCAATTAGAATTGGGCTAATTTGCCCAATTAATGTTTTATTTGGGACTTTGGGCTATTAGACAATAATGGATTAAAACATTGAGATCCTGTGTAGCTAATTATAAGTTTAAagcttataattatttttttcgtTTGGTAATCCTCGATAGAGTGACACAAATTTTTTACATAGTTgaacaaaatatttttaataGCTGCATGATTTTTTTTACGTAGTGACACAACAagtaaaaaaatttaaatctGAAAATTTTCCACTACGTGCTTTAAAGTTAGGTGTTGCCAGTGCCACAACAGACACTTAGTGCCCTGCGCCTAGTCCGAGTTTTATGTTTCGGTTTTTTTAGTAGAAATagatttaaatgtatgtttaacATTTATATGAACCAAAATATGCATTGCATTTAAAACTCATACATTAGTTGAAATTATTCAATAAACGAACCATAACACAACAAACATATTTTGTCCATTTATTTCATCACAAAACTATTCTCGAAAAGCTTAGAGCCATGGTGAGTTGTATATGGGCGTGGCCACGGTTTTAATTTGAAGATAGTGGTCAAGAGCCTCCAATCCTTGTTCTCTACCGAATCCACTCATTTTATAGCCTCCATGAGGTGCATCCCTATCTAGTGCTAAGTAACAGTTGATCCACACCGCACCCGCTCTAAGTGATCTCGAAACCGTGTTTGCAACATCAATATTCTTCGTCATTACACCTGACGCAAGTCCGTATTTTGTCGCATTTGCTCTCTTTATCACTTCTTCCGCAGTCCTGTTCATATTCCAATAAGTTAGTGTTTCGTTTTTAGCAGAATACAGAAAGAACAAGTTAATAGAGAAAATATCTAAACACAAGAAAAATAAGGACGTACTTGAATTTGAGGATAGAGATAACGGGGCCGAATATTTCTTCCTTTGCAATGGTCATTTCATCCTGGAAAACCAAATAAGAAAATGTATTAGTAAACATATGATGTAAGTTATTAAACTTTGGGTTTgtgatattttaaaaagtttagaCATACCGTAACATTTGTGAATAGAGTTGGCTCGATGTAGAAACCTTTGGTTCCGAATGGCTTACCGCCAGTCACCACGGTTGCACCTTCTTTCTTGCCTTGCTCGATCAATGAAAGTACTTTCtcatattgttgtttattgttctGTAAAAATAACATTATTTAAATAGATGTGACATGATTATTACTTTCCTAACAACCCTTGAGGTGATCCACAGCAAAACAGCTAAATAAGAGCTCACTAGATACACACAGACACAAGGAGTCCAATTCACATTGGAACTGAAACTACCACACTGGGATTGCTAAGAATCGAACCGTCACATGTTTCTACAAAAATACCACCCCGAAACATTTGTTATACCTGTGGTCCATGACGAGTGGCAAGATCAAAAGGATCTCCCGTGGCCCAATGCTTCACCATTACTTCCAATTTCTTGACGAAAGCATCGTGGACTCCTTCTTGTACAAAAACACGAGACCCCGACACACACATTTCACCCTGTACGTACAAAAAAGTTAGAACCTAACATGTCTTTTAAAGATTCCCAACCCTTTATTGTTAGGACACAGGACATCATAGTACATAGGACACAATGAAAAAGGTGGAAAATTGTACTTTGTTGGTAAGATTTCCGAAAGTGGCAAACTCTGCGGCTTTATCGAGATCAGCATCATCGAAAATAATGATGGGATTCTTTCCTCCCAATTCAAGGGACACCGGTTTCAGATTGCTTGTTGCTGCAGCTTGCATTACCAAACGACCAACTTCTGTAGATCCAGTAAAAGTAACCTGGAATTTTTACATAAGGTTAAAATGTGTGTAACCTATCAAAatatttacctttttttttttgtaaatttaaaaaaaattaccgcATCAATGTCCATATGAGAGCTAACGGCTGCTCCCGCGGTTTTTCCATACCCATTAACAACGTTAATTACACCATCAGGAATTCCGGCCTATGCGTCAAGAAATAAGacaaatgaaatataattaaattaaattaattaatatatacaaaaaattcTATCGAATCGAAATCATATCTAAGGATAAACTATTGGAGGAATGCAATCATAGATTCATTTTAGATTTGTTAGGTGATTTGAATtggattttattttataaacatgTGATTCATCCGTTAAAACTGGTTCATGAACAAAGTAGGTGAGATTTTTTTTTCAGTATTAAatggtttgttttttttttaatgaaattgtTTTATTTGTATATTGAATACTTAAATATTATCAATCAAAACAAAATGTCTAAATGCAAATGTGATAATGTTGACTCACTTGTAGAAACGAGTGTTGATTTTGACTATATTTATATTCAAGGTATATCCACTAGGTTATACTATAagttaaaatttaaaagaaacggatctttaaaatgtatttaaatatTTGCAACTTGCAAAATCGCTTTATTATAAAaaacaaattactattttaaaatataatgcttttttattttaattaatgtatattaaatatttatagaACTGTTAAAAATTAATATCTTATTTTGCATGTCAGCAGCCCATCTTCACTTAACAACAACTTGTTTCCACTTCGTTACCTAACATCCAATCCTTGCATAATAATAgcgtattttttatttttaaagcttTAATAAATACATGTAGTTATATCTCCaaaaaaaatgtcttcttttATTTATTCGTTTAGTAGAAAAATCcacaaactttttttttaatcaagACATCAACAATTTAATATGACACAACAGTAATTACAATCAATGAAAATAGTAATAGAAAGTAAAGttcaattattttttaaataacatgCTTAAAACATCATTACCCCTATAAAAATATGTAATGCATGTTAATTCACGTTGCTAAAATTCTAGAGATTTTTtcagtttttaaataaaaaataaaaaaataaaaacactcGAATAAAAATAAACACATCGATTCGTGGTTTCGCTCAAAATCGAATAAAATCAAACTATTAAAAAGattaataattgcaataaaatcCAAACGTACCAGTTTCGATAAGTGAGCGAAAAAGAGAACAGTAAGCGGCGTTTGCTCAGCCGGCTTGACCACCATGGTGCAACCGGCGGCTAACGCCGGGGCGACCTTTGTGGCGAACATGTACGCCGGACCATTCCAAGGAATGATATGCCCGACTACTCCGATGGGTTCACGTAATGTGTAAGCTTGAATACTACTCGACATTTTCAGAGTCGCTCCACGGATTTTATCGGCTGCTCCGGCGAAGTAACGGAATGTTTCCGATGAAATCGGGACTTCAAAGTATCTCACAGGACCAAAGAGTTTTCCACCATCGATCACTTCCAAAGTGGCTAATTCATCAGCGTTTTCATCGATGATGTCTGCAAATTTCAACAGGATCTTTCTTCGTGCCTGAAGGGATTGAAGAGATTCGGTGTTGGAAAAACCTTTCAATGGTGTGATTTCGGATGATGAGATTTGGAAAATCGAGAAAACGTACCTCGCCGGACATGCGAGGCCATGGTCCGTTGTCGAAAGCTTCACGCGCCGCCTTGACAGCCAAATCAACGTCTTCCTCTCTTCCTTCGGCAACTGTTGCTAATACTTCCTCTGTTGCTGGATCTATCGTCTCAAATGTGTTTCCTAAAGTTTTTGAGGAAAATTAAGCAAATTAACTACGAATTCAACTACTATAATCGAACAGAACGCAGAAGAATCTAGAAAAATGTGTAGAAATCGAATATAAACAAGTCAGATCACTTATGAATTCTACTAAACCATAGATTATATCGTTACAAAATATTGGTTATGTTTACGACGTGATTTCTGTTTTAAATTTAAGTAGCTCGACTTGTATTACATCGCTATCTGTGAATTTATAACCGATATTTTGAAATCTAGAACCAAACAGAGCTCAGCAGAATCTGGAAAATGTTTACAGAGATGGAAAAGAGAATTAAAGGAAACCTGAAATGGAATCAACAAATTCGCCATTGATGAAGAGCTTGGTGAACTTGATCTCACGTTTAGCAGACTTGCCATTTGAACTCATCTTTCTTTCTTTGTGTTTTTGGTAGAAAAGGAATACAACGCCGGAATTGTTATTTCCAAAACAGGAACGAGGGTATTTATAGGCCAACAGTGGAGTGCTGCAATTGAGGTTAGGGGGCGAGTTCTGACTTTCATTATTGGGGTCCGCCGTCAACAATCGTATCCTGGTAGGTATATTATGGTCGCATGATTAAAATATGAAAGCCGTTTATATAACACTCATCACACTATTATAATTTTGTTAtatcattctaatttcttttattttttacccTATAAAAACGTTGTGTCATATTATATCTTActaaattttttgtttattttttgattttcctTTTTCTAATTGAATAAAATCTAACTatataaaatcaataaaaattaaaaagaaagtaTTGCATTGATCAGAAACAAAATACAAACtacattaaaaacataaataaaaagaatacttgaaacattgaaaaaaaaaacaaacataatctaagcatCGTCACTAGCCACATCATATCATAATCCTCGCCCGAATCTCCTTCAAACATTTCCGACTTGTCATCGGTAGAGTCGAACTAGGGACGGAGCTAGAATTTTAGATTAGCGGGGGCTTAGACGTAcatcgtaatatatatatatatatatatatatatatatatatatatataaaccattaGAGTGAAGGAGACGAGCATATAATTGAAAGGGGGCTTTGTTTGGTAATACAGTAATATCAATTGTGTTAGGGGGCAAAACACCCACTAGCCCCCCTATTGGCTCCGCCCATGAGTCGAACAACTTGTCGTTATCAAAATCGTTGACACCGGTATTCACTCAAGCATTGAAGACATTTTCCACCAAATCCGCACGAATGTTGTGGTGTCCAACTCAGTTGTATACTTCCTCTCTGTTCGCCATGTACGCTTGTGTACCAATACCAACTCCTTctatatttggtaaattctcattTTCCTTGTAGTGGCAAATCAATTTCCATTCATCTTCTATAATTATATTATGCAATATAACACATGTATACATCAGACTACTTATTCGTTTGTGCTCAATAGATTTGTTGGTGCTGCGAGTATTTGCTAAAGTCTCTTTAGAACATAAAAGGTTCGATCGATATCATTCCTGGTAGATTCTTCGGTTGACTTAAACTTctcagggggtcacccatccctgaatTGCTCTCGCTCGGGCACGTTTaattgcagagttcttatgggatctgctgccctcacggctttaaaacgtgttgtgacagggaaggtatccacaccccatttaaggaatgcttagttctccttcccagccgatgtgggatccgGTGCAGCTACCCTATCCACCTTCACCCcctattatagggttcgacgtccccgtcaaagacatcgacccgtgccccagctctgataccaatctgttacacccccaaaccagaacgggggaaacgtctgggggtggatgacttcatgtacaatatcataacaaatgaataatagtgatcaaagccaTACACCCATCATATTGATAATTAAGATGTTTACATTATATCCAACACATTGTTTGCTTTATACTAATTACATATGATAAAAATAAATGGCGTTACGTGTGACGCCCCATCCTCAAAACTCTTAAGATTACCTGtatactgatttcctgagaatacaagtgattttgaaaagtatcaacagttaagttggtgagttcataacagTTTTGTATGAGAAAAATCGGTaacttttccttgtaaaatgatagagTGCACTTTAAGAAAATCCAATAGTTTCTTTAAAAATGAACTGTAAGTCTTAAACTCAAAGACAAAAAATGTGAGAAGTGTTGTACTGGAAAATAGTATTAtgaagttttatctttatataaaagTAATTTAATGTATGTTAACCCCGTAAACCAAATATATTGTTAATAcctcatgtgagttattataattgtGTTTGCAACTAGGGGAGtgctacgacgttcttcaagcgtcgaaatgttagacttttgtcaccctagacatgttggtctaactgtagctaatagcTTGGTTGCAGGgttgtcagtctcgtatagatctatctACAAGTGTCACACTCTCTTACCAAGACTCTGACTATAATTTAGGATTTTAGtgtgtactctggtaggtacggAGAAGATAGTGTCTCACAAAATTATATTAACTGGTTTATATCTAgtgtaatgaaaaccctttttcttgtaaatgaaaGTATTACTCCTCCATAGTGGTTACATagtgtaaaaataattatacctttaaataattatatttttcgtCCGAAATGACAAAGTAGTATTTACGACTCCCAAACTATActaattatagtttattatgtttgttttgttaagtctatttatataatcatttttatataaatacgTAATAGTTATCTTGTCTAGATGTTTTTAAAAGAATATATCATATAAACTTACATCTAACACAAGTATGAGAAATTGGTATGAAAAAATCCATTTCTAGCTTTTGCCCCTTTTTAACTGTATTTATCGGCGACAAAGACAAATATAACTTGGTAAAACTTACTTTTACCCTTCTTGGGGTTTTTACTCAAGTTAACTTTATGTGTTTTTAAAACCATATATTTCTAGTTAAAACCCACAAAATGATGTCATAAACTTGTTATAaccacatttttttttaaatccattTTTACATGAATTACTAGATTTTTGACCATACATTTTGAAACTAAACAAAAATACCAAAGTGTTAGCAAGTTTATggtcaaacaacatattttgggTTATATCCTACCAAAAATGGTGAAATAACTAGAATCTAATCATTTTTGCTAGAAAAAACATATCTTGATCATAAAAGTCTTCAAATCCTTGTAGCTTTGTGGTTTTAACCCTTTTATAAAGAACTTATTACATAGTTTATGTTTGTTTTTCTTAGGTTTGTATCATTAACCAACATAAACACAAACAAAATGTTCTACAAACAAATAATAACCACATTTCATGAAGAAAAATGCTTTAAACACAACATAGATTTGAAGCATGTAGCATTTATGTTATAAATCAAACTTttcttgtaccccccccccccccccttaaaacttgaaaaactcgaaaatatgggggtatgaactcaccttgggtgtgTTTGTTATTGGATAAAGAGGTGATGGTGAAGATCTTCAAGCTTTGAACACTTGAAGGTGGTTGAAGAACTCTTTGAAGATGGTGTTATCCTATGGGTTTTAACACATGATAATGTGTGTAAATGAGATAAAATTAGCATAAAAGTGTGCAGAAATACTAGATTAACAAGGAATACTTACCAAAATCCAAAGAACCAACTTGAAGAattaatccttggaagggttgATCTTGTTTCTTGGGAGAAATATGAAGAAGTTTGAAGATGGTGGGGGTTGGAGGACCCCTCGTCCGCAACTAAAAAGAAAGGGGGAAGAGGGTAGGGTGAGGGTGggtgaggtgatgtttgcattctTGTTCGTTGGATAATAGCCTTGATACATGTTGGTTAATGTTTTGTGTTGGAAAGGATGCAATACTCATGTCACTAAGTCAAATCTATTTTTCATCAACCGATAACGTCATTAAGCCACCGAAATCACTTGGAGATTCGGTCCAGTACCACTGAGATCATAGAGTTTTCGGTCCTAAACCGAGAACTCTAAAAGCGAGACCATAGACTTTTCGGTCCTAAACTGAAAACTCTAAAAGCAAAGTAAAATCCTAAAATTTATGTCCTAatcagttgactttcgttgatttGTTTGACTTTTtctgacttgttgactttgtttggCCCAAAACTACCAGTTGTCACAAAGGCAGCCACTCGGCCCCACCTAATTCGTGTTACGTGCCAGCACACCCGAGGAGCTACGTTGATCATATGTGTAGTGTGCATGGCCCTTGCGCAACATGCATCATGAGTTTTCTTCTTATAAATAGCCATTGAGTCTCCATTCATTACCCACACCTTCCAGATCAATTCTCTCgagttttaatcaaatttagccTATTTTCTTGAGTTTCTATCCTGCGACACCCCCAAGTACTTAGCTAGCTATAACCATCAAATAGGAGTTCCCGAGTCAATATTTTGCCTGCTTAGATTCCGGTTTTTCATCATGAACCcctataagttaagctacacaCTAGTCTtgtcagtgtaacttatatttatagtcatattgGTTATTATGAAccaataaataagatttatcaatatTGTATGACATTCTACTGATTGATCTACAtatgggagaggtgtctagaatgatcatgttggcttggttgttggattttgtTAAGGCTACATGCCGAAATGATCCcgcctcccaactgtcctgccTAGCTCATCCTTACTTGTTAGATCTTAATGTATGCATTGGGATTAGTGAGAAATCTAGACTATAATTGTTATATTCACTAGGATTACGAAAACTAGACTAAGGCTTAGTACTTAATGCCTCTAGGTATTTTCAAAGTACGAAGTGAAGTGCTTCCGAAATGGTCAGTTACCCATTTtcatcaagtgagtgcatagttactttcatcttacacattgaTACGAAGTATCTAGATAGTTACATGCTTTATTTGCTTATTATCTGTGCCAAAAATGTTATGTGTTAGACAaaatattatgatatgatatttaactgatttaatcatataagtattatacatttataaatatGTATTGGCTGATGGTAGATAGgagatgatagataggtgatgatagataggtaatAATAAATATGTCATATTAAATAAGAGATGACTAAGGTCCCATTTGATATGcatcttttcaggtccaaacagATCTTTTTGGCTGAATGGACcagaaagactgtttgatttgcacaaaaaaaGGGTCTTTCCCGGTAAGACATGTCTTTCCCAGAACCCccgcctctttctttctttctttcttggattattaattttttttaaataactttcttaaaatttatttttttattgaattattactttttttcatcattcagcacagtcTATCAGATGCACAATCAAACAGCATGGTTTCTTTTCCAGTTAGGAAACTTTCCCAGACAGCACTTTACCAAATAGCACTTTCCCAGACAGAAACTGTAAcatccgtagatccgggctagtcaatttagagataataggggtcgaaaacggcttttcgacaaaagattatttagaataaataatttgaaccaagttgtagtatatgtcacaaggtttccgtacatataaagaacgtcgaaatccgagttataacgaagaagttacgacccgtcgaagtttcgcgacggaaccggcacggcatcgggaagcgtaaatagtgaatttatgatagagcgagttttagccttagcaatataaacaaaaattgtagagtatgttaaactaagaacgtcgataaaaagaactctcaaatctgacttcgtatgaagaagttaggatttttcgaagtttcggattagcggtgtacagcccgaaattcgaatattagatcgagtgatttttagccgacacaacctaaaagagaatcgaatatcttgttaagagtagcgtaacgagaaaaagatgggcgaaaacggacgtcggatgaagaagttatgaggatttaacggaccaatcctgtcccggcctgttaataatataaaatttaaaaatcgagtcaaaattagccgacagattctaaacgaaagttgaagagtaCATTCctaccttcgcatggatataaagaacatcaaaaacggagctcttacgcgaaagttacgaatttttaaatttGAAGCATGAACTTGCGAagctgatgcatgaaatgatgacgtggccgaactcccagccgtcggatgaactcgcttcggatggtgacacctggtgcgagggttacgccccgcgtcggAAAGAAGTACACCTCGCGTACAGTTGTTCTACTTGGTCCGAGACAAAGCCACGATGCACCACCGAGACGTCGACACGCGCGAGACAGCTGGAGCTCCTATCCGAAGTTACGCCTCGCGTAACctccttacgcccagcgtacttgcgAGGCCTCgcacctataaatagaggtgcgagGGAAGCCGACTTCCTCACTCCAAATCCACCTCTTTCTCTCACTGGCTCCTCTaaaccccccctaaaccctagataaaacccctagcaccctaaggaagccccgaggctcccggagtcccgagaaaaatggtcttttggtttcaaaacgctgctccaaataacgttccggttttctttaaaatccgctgtaagtgagctacgcttacgcaatttttaatatagctttcaaataatatatagtaatgttattaggtcattaaaataattatttgggatattattatgagttatattgagtgttatttaacgcttatataataataataataataataataataataatagctagactattaattagtcgcggttaacgttagactaaaccctagtggtattgatactaggttttatcgaaggaaaattgttttaagagtatcgaagcgttgtccgagtgctgagtcaccacctttcaagtgagtgcatagttcctttcatcttacacatagatatgaagtattttatataaactacgtgctatgtgtgcatattatttgaatacttgctgtctatgctgaatgaacgttttatacatgttttaaatgatttaaactgtatacgtattttatatatacgaatatgttgggtatgacatgggtagatgaatgatgatgtgagtaaacattggcagctatagacttagtgtctaataaacatcggcagctatggacttagggcctattggacaaacactggtagctatggacttagtacctgataggaattggtagctatggacttagtacctattagataaacactggtagctatggatttaatacccgatgaataaactatagcagctatggaattagtgctttacgaacgaacattggcagctatggatttagtgccagtcctataaccctggaagtaagggacttcggaataaacaaatgcaggatagatgactcttaggataaatccttaagagtaaagaagataatggggatcgataattgggttgattgtttgattgtttaaacataataattatattatagtgggttgaaaaccctatatacttaccaggtttcccaacctgacccactcagtttatttatatctcaGGTGTTGATacaaagtcacattacactgagagattaaagagatgtagatcactagtgtaaataaatgtaagttccgtttatgcttatgtttttgtattgacgatgacatcccaaacattttaaaatgaataaaatacgtttcttcgaaaatgttttgataacgtatttattgtatttttctgggaacaaatttcgcaacatttttatgaaaagaattactttgatttttataaagaataaacaaaatcggtcttttctggccgtgaaaatggagatgtcactgaaactatcaaacgggacctaagAGATGTCCGGACCTTGACTTGCGATgttgcgatgtagtcatctaccagagcaTAGTTGGCGACCACTAACTAACCTAAGAAAGTCATGTGGAAACACCGGcatgctcataacctgtaggtgatgaattacaagTTCAGGCGATGTAAtaactatgtattcatgcgatgatattCTAATCCTTATTGGACACGTATTTGGGGAGTAATCCACGAAACAGTactgtctatgcaatgtaggagatgacccttcGGAAAAGCCCTTATcaataaacatataaggaaatgcgatatAGGTGATGGTAGGTAAAAACGATATAGGTGATGACCCTCAGGATAACCCCTTAGGGAAGAATAAATAAGAAAACATGGATGGGTAATCGATTTAATTGTTTGACATGAAATATGTGAataaacaaattaaatatattattatggttaaaaaccctatgtatctcactgggtttcccaacctgacccattcAGCTTATTTTTATCATAGGTATCGATGAGAAGATaatttacactgagagattaaagaataTATATCTCATTATCGTAAATtcatgtaaggtctatttatgcttatgttttgtatcagttatgacatcccaatATTTTATAATACTAATGAAAAATATTTCTTCGGAAATACTTTATAGGACCAATGTACGCATTTCATAAATAAccttttttttaaacataaacaaaaagttttaaaattatcgtaaatttggggatgtcacatttagaCCCGGGGGTAATATCATTTGAGACTCAAGATGGATGTTGCAACAAGGATTGAGATTTATTTAGATGTGGTTAGGTATTAGATCGTGAGGTACTTCACTCTTTGATTTGAGTGGTAAGGTAAGGAATATTAAGGATTATGGTGACTGGTGTGTTCTTTTAGCAGGTTGCACTAAGAATGTATAGATGGCGGTGTCATATGTAAGTTTGACAGTGATTGGTCCTTGGTAATCATTGGTCGACAAAATATGGTTTGGTTAATTGGCAAGGGTTGTATGGGATGTCGGTTGGGTTCGAACAGGTTGGTGGGATGATGGTCAAGTACCTATAGGCCCACTGAGTTGCTAGTCGTGAGTCTTCAGGTTCATGGGGGAGTGATGGAAACCGTGACCTTATAATTCCAATGGTCGAATGGTATCAAGACATATCGTGAATTAATGTGTATACAACTTATACAGGTTGGACCCCACAGTTATGTGGATGAGACTCTTAGGTCTTGGTTCTTTAGTCTTTTGGTATAACTGGGCGATTAGGCGATATGGAAAGACCATTTGAGGCCTCATTTTTAGCAGGTCATGAATTTGGTAGAATGTTGTTTTGTTAGGGAGTCATAGTTGT includes these proteins:
- the LOC111897919 gene encoding aldehyde dehydrogenase 1, encoding MSSNGKSAKREIKFTKLFINGEFVDSISGNTFETIDPATEEVLATVAEGREEDVDLAVKAAREAFDNGPWPRMSGEARRKILLKFADIIDENADELATLEVIDGGKLFGPVRYFEVPISSETFRYFAGAADKIRGATLKMSSSIQAYTLREPIGVVGHIIPWNGPAYMFATKVAPALAAGCTMVVKPAEQTPLTVLFFAHLSKLAGIPDGVINVVNGYGKTAGAAVSSHMDIDAVTFTGSTEVGRLVMQAAATSNLKPVSLELGGKNPIIIFDDADLDKAAEFATFGNLTNKGEMCVSGSRVFVQEGVHDAFVKKLEVMVKHWATGDPFDLATRHGPQNNKQQYEKVLSLIEQGKKEGATVVTGGKPFGTKGFYIEPTLFTNVTDEMTIAKEEIFGPVISILKFKTAEEVIKRANATKYGLASGVMTKNIDVANTVSRSLRAGAVWINCYLALDRDAPHGGYKMSGFGREQGLEALDHYLQIKTVATPIYNSPWL